Proteins encoded by one window of Cyclobacteriaceae bacterium:
- a CDS encoding ATP-binding cassette domain-containing protein: MINNHHIIRILREGALLLNHTYDPESLRFVEVNNRTYHEDEFTEFKRDLFEAANKIQIMMLQYHLSPQDFKIFIEKEEQFVLAFRKTETGFIPVIIHPAGKRRMQTTIETRQAVQDAFDDQSEFYKDEHEEIIFFVLFPQESLVSDYGLDETSGGKTLNPITRLIRLLHAERSQINYIFFFALVTGLISLVLPLGIQATVELISGGVFFSSVYVLIGIVILGVIFGGVLQIIQISLVEHLQRRIFTKASLEFAYRIPRLKAESIISNYAPELVNRFFDIITIQKGLPKLLIDFTSGIIQIAFGLLLLSLYHPFFVFFSIGLVSILIIIFYLTGPKGLRSSIEESKYKYKVAQWLEELARAINSFKLAGSTDLPIKKTDYNVNNYLKYRKTHFQVLISQFSFILLFKALVTGGLLIVGTILVVDRQITLGQFVASEVIIILLLTSVEKIIMYMDVIYDMLTAVDKVAQVTDLPLEKVGGLDFPRSTQPKGYTIDVKNLKYKYPDQPNFMIKGIDLHIKGGEHVCIAGPGGSGKTTLTNVISGIYSDFEGAVTINDYSIRDLDLTHLRDKIGKNISQEDLFDGTILDNITVGKPMESVEDAIRALRMVGLSDEINSLPEGLNTHLTSGGKNLSNTTVHKLILARCLAKNPELIILNDFFNGLKRDAKVELINCLVNKQYHWTLLAVSNDPLIMEACDRVIVLNDGIIEAEGTFHELMKDNKINRYLD, encoded by the coding sequence ATGATCAACAATCACCACATCATACGAATTCTTCGCGAGGGAGCCTTGTTGCTCAATCACACGTACGATCCGGAAAGTTTACGCTTTGTTGAAGTGAACAACCGCACGTACCACGAAGACGAATTCACCGAATTCAAACGCGACTTGTTTGAAGCCGCGAACAAAATTCAAATCATGATGCTGCAGTATCACCTGTCGCCTCAGGATTTTAAAATCTTTATTGAGAAAGAAGAACAGTTTGTATTGGCATTCCGAAAAACAGAAACCGGATTTATTCCTGTGATTATTCATCCGGCTGGTAAACGCAGAATGCAAACTACCATTGAAACTCGCCAGGCTGTACAAGATGCGTTTGATGACCAATCTGAATTTTACAAAGATGAACATGAAGAGATTATCTTCTTTGTCTTGTTTCCGCAGGAAAGTCTCGTTAGTGACTACGGGCTGGATGAAACCTCGGGCGGAAAAACCCTGAATCCAATTACCCGATTAATCCGTCTGCTTCACGCAGAAAGAAGTCAGATCAATTACATTTTCTTCTTTGCACTTGTTACCGGTTTAATCAGCCTCGTGTTGCCGCTTGGTATTCAGGCTACCGTGGAACTGATTTCCGGTGGTGTGTTTTTCAGCTCTGTGTATGTGCTTATTGGCATTGTGATCCTCGGAGTGATTTTCGGAGGAGTTCTTCAAATCATTCAAATCAGTTTAGTGGAACATTTACAGCGAAGGATATTCACCAAAGCCTCACTGGAATTTGCCTATCGCATTCCACGACTAAAAGCTGAATCCATCATCAGCAACTATGCACCTGAATTGGTAAACCGGTTTTTCGACATCATCACCATTCAAAAAGGATTACCCAAACTGCTGATCGATTTCACTTCAGGTATTATTCAAATTGCTTTTGGCTTACTGTTGCTTTCACTCTATCACCCTTTCTTTGTGTTCTTCAGCATCGGGTTGGTCAGCATTCTGATTATCATCTTTTACCTCACCGGCCCAAAAGGTTTGCGCTCATCCATTGAAGAATCGAAATACAAATACAAAGTGGCCCAATGGCTGGAGGAACTGGCGCGTGCCATCAACTCGTTCAAGCTTGCCGGTAGCACAGATCTGCCCATTAAAAAAACTGACTATAACGTAAACAACTACCTCAAATACAGAAAAACACATTTTCAAGTACTGATCAGTCAGTTCTCGTTCATATTGCTTTTTAAAGCGTTGGTAACAGGCGGTTTGCTCATTGTGGGTACCATTCTGGTAGTTGACCGACAGATTACGCTTGGACAGTTTGTAGCATCTGAAGTCATCATCATTCTCCTGCTCACGTCTGTTGAAAAAATCATCATGTACATGGATGTGATTTACGATATGCTCACAGCCGTTGACAAAGTAGCGCAGGTTACCGATTTACCGCTGGAAAAAGTTGGTGGACTTGATTTCCCTCGCAGCACACAACCCAAAGGCTATACCATTGATGTTAAAAATCTGAAGTACAAATATCCGGATCAACCGAACTTCATGATTAAAGGAATTGACCTGCACATTAAGGGCGGTGAACATGTATGTATAGCAGGCCCGGGCGGCTCAGGTAAAACAACCTTAACCAATGTAATCTCGGGTATTTACTCAGACTTTGAAGGTGCCGTTACCATTAACGATTACTCCATACGCGATCTAGACCTCACGCACTTACGTGATAAAATCGGGAAGAATATTTCGCAGGAAGACCTGTTTGACGGTACCATTCTCGACAACATTACTGTTGGCAAGCCCATGGAAAGTGTTGAGGATGCCATTCGTGCGTTGCGTATGGTTGGCCTGTCCGATGAAATCAACAGCTTGCCGGAAGGACTCAACACCCACCTGACCAGTGGCGGAAAAAATCTTTCCAATACCACCGTACACAAATTAATTCTTGCGCGTTGCCTGGCAAAAAATCCGGAGTTGATCATTCTCAACGATTTCTTCAATGGCTTGAAACGCGATGCTAAAGTTGAATTGATCAACTGCCTGGTGAACAAACAATATCACTGGACGTTGCTTGCGGTTTCTAATGATCCCTTGATTATGGAAGCCTGCGATCGGGTAATCGTATTGAATGATGGGATAATTGAGGCAGAAGGAACATTCCATGAACTCATGAAAGACAATAAAATAAATCGTTACCTCGACTAG
- a CDS encoding septal ring lytic transglycosylase RlpA family protein, which produces MYRTIYLIGLLLVCSAALAQVQTGKASFYADKFEGRPTASGEKYRHNKLTAAHKTLPFGTKVKVTNLDNNKSVEVIINDRGPYVDGRIIDLSKSAAEQLGFINQGLAEVKVEIVDPGDGKKSDPIKPIGQVSVEEKEFYDFEVGRLKPSGFGVQIGTYQELVNLIRLADNLKSSYQKKVTVQVKILNGIKYYALILGQFPNRVKAEHFKSEIQKKFPDAFIVEFSRL; this is translated from the coding sequence ATGTACCGTACCATCTACCTAATTGGTTTACTGTTGGTCTGTTCTGCTGCCCTTGCGCAAGTGCAGACTGGCAAAGCCTCTTTTTATGCCGACAAGTTTGAAGGCCGACCTACCGCAAGCGGAGAAAAATACCGCCACAACAAATTGACTGCGGCTCACAAAACATTGCCATTTGGCACCAAAGTGAAGGTGACAAACCTGGATAACAACAAATCGGTTGAGGTTATCATTAATGACCGCGGACCTTATGTTGACGGTCGCATCATCGACTTATCAAAATCTGCCGCTGAACAATTGGGCTTTATTAACCAGGGACTTGCTGAAGTAAAAGTGGAGATTGTTGACCCGGGTGATGGAAAAAAAAGTGATCCGATAAAACCAATTGGACAGGTCTCTGTTGAAGAAAAGGAGTTCTATGATTTTGAGGTAGGCCGCTTGAAACCTTCAGGTTTTGGTGTGCAGATTGGAACGTATCAGGAGCTGGTAAACCTGATACGCCTGGCCGATAACCTGAAAAGTTCCTACCAGAAGAAAGTGACGGTGCAGGTAAAAATTTTAAATGGTATAAAATACTACGCACTGATATTGGGGCAATTTCCTAACCGGGTCAAGGCCGAACACTTCAAATCTGAAATTCAAAAAAAATTCCCAGATGCATTCATTGTTGAATTCAGTCGCCTGTAG
- a CDS encoding HlyD family efflux transporter periplasmic adaptor subunit, translated as MLNLSRNRVNKIIEQEKLYSLRAIKTPRAGRILARWLVVLGVIFLIILFVPWQQNVRGTGKVTAFDPINRPQTVQSAIAGRIQHWHVREGEYVEKGDTIITLSEIKDKYFDPELLTRLQEQINAKEQSLVAKEQKAAALLRQINALREAMQNKISQAKAKLEAEEVRFKNAENQFQRNTKLFEAGNIPLTKYQEIEYKYQGAQADFTNAKIELDRVEAEYLDKISKAESDRSNTQAEIFDTAADLAKLRNEFANMRIRNEQYQIIAPQDGVVVRAMLAGIGETIKEGEAVCMIMPLTEEDLAVELYVKAMDVPLITRGRKVRIEFDGWPALQFSGWPSVSVGTFGGEVKVIDYVNSKPGEFRLLVIPDRSDDPWPSQLRVGSGIKAWVMLDDVPVWYEIWRQLNGFPPSLYEAPLDSIIEKKPEESRNDEEK; from the coding sequence ATGCTAAACCTATCGCGAAATCGGGTGAATAAAATCATAGAGCAGGAAAAGCTCTATTCCCTCAGGGCAATTAAAACCCCGCGAGCCGGCAGAATTCTGGCGCGTTGGCTCGTGGTACTTGGGGTTATTTTTCTAATTATCCTGTTTGTACCCTGGCAGCAGAACGTTCGGGGTACGGGCAAGGTAACAGCCTTCGATCCAATAAACCGGCCACAAACCGTGCAGTCGGCCATAGCCGGGCGTATTCAACACTGGCATGTACGCGAAGGTGAGTACGTTGAGAAGGGTGACACCATCATTACGCTTAGTGAAATCAAGGATAAATATTTTGATCCCGAATTATTAACACGTCTTCAGGAACAAATCAATGCGAAAGAACAAAGCTTAGTGGCGAAAGAACAAAAAGCGGCAGCGTTACTCCGCCAGATCAATGCGTTGCGCGAAGCCATGCAAAACAAAATCAGTCAGGCCAAAGCAAAACTGGAAGCAGAAGAGGTACGGTTTAAGAACGCTGAAAACCAATTTCAGCGAAACACAAAACTGTTCGAGGCGGGTAACATTCCCTTAACCAAATACCAGGAGATTGAATACAAGTACCAGGGTGCTCAGGCTGATTTCACCAATGCAAAAATTGAATTGGATCGTGTGGAAGCAGAATACCTGGACAAAATCAGCAAAGCTGAATCAGACCGAAGCAACACGCAAGCTGAAATTTTTGATACGGCCGCTGATTTAGCCAAGCTGCGCAATGAGTTTGCCAACATGCGCATACGAAATGAGCAATACCAAATCATCGCTCCGCAAGATGGTGTAGTGGTGCGCGCCATGCTGGCGGGTATTGGCGAAACCATAAAAGAAGGTGAAGCCGTATGCATGATTATGCCCCTTACAGAAGAAGACCTTGCCGTGGAGTTATATGTGAAAGCCATGGATGTACCCCTGATTACGCGCGGTCGAAAAGTTCGGATTGAGTTTGATGGATGGCCCGCGCTGCAATTCTCAGGTTGGCCAAGTGTTTCGGTAGGAACTTTTGGTGGAGAAGTGAAAGTAATCGACTATGTAAATTCAAAACCGGGAGAGTTCCGCTTGCTCGTTATTCCCGATCGTTCCGATGATCCATGGCCATCGCAACTGCGTGTTGGCTCAGGCATAAAAGCGTGGGTGATGCTGGATGATGTGCCGGTGTGGTACGAAATCTGGCGACAGCTTAACGGCTTCCCGCCAAGCCTGTACGAGGCACCACTTGATAGTATCATCGAAAAGAAACCAGAAGAATCCAGAAACGATGAAGAAAAATAA
- a CDS encoding Crp/Fnr family transcriptional regulator, translating into MKEKILQYLSQYYPSFDDELKEAIASAGTLKKVSAGEQLMRPGQYFQSTMLIANGRVKLYREGDDGNEFFMYFLEPGNACALSMICATKHEKSQMLAEAIEDTEVITIPLELMDNLMKNHRSWYYFVLDTYRTRFEELLNVIDHIAFKSMDERLEFYLANQAEKLGTTTLNLTHQQIANDLNSSREVISRLLKNMEKNGRVSLLRNAIMLSAKFEVK; encoded by the coding sequence ATGAAAGAAAAAATTCTCCAATACCTTTCTCAGTATTACCCATCGTTTGATGACGAGTTGAAAGAAGCCATAGCTTCCGCAGGAACATTAAAGAAAGTTTCCGCTGGGGAACAGCTTATGCGGCCCGGTCAGTACTTTCAGTCTACCATGTTAATTGCCAATGGTCGTGTAAAACTCTATCGGGAAGGTGACGATGGCAACGAATTTTTCATGTACTTTCTGGAACCAGGAAACGCATGCGCACTCTCTATGATCTGTGCCACCAAACACGAAAAAAGCCAGATGCTGGCAGAAGCCATTGAAGACACGGAAGTAATTACCATTCCGCTGGAACTCATGGACAACTTGATGAAGAACCATCGTTCGTGGTATTATTTTGTATTGGATACCTACCGCACCAGGTTCGAAGAGTTGCTGAATGTGATTGATCACATCGCCTTTAAAAGCATGGACGAACGATTGGAATTTTACCTGGCCAACCAGGCCGAAAAACTGGGTACCACCACCTTAAACCTTACCCACCAGCAAATTGCCAACGACCTGAATTCCAGTCGCGAGGTCATTTCACGCCTGCTGAAAAACATGGAAAAAAACGGCCGGGTAAGCCTTTTGCGCAATGCGATCATGCTTTCGGCCAAGTTTGAGGTTAAATAG
- a CDS encoding SpoIIE family protein phosphatase gives MRLKALTRLLFLISGITWVALLFVDLSVVFSVRSNLEPDLPTWLPGVLFNIFLVSLYYFYKFRIDRDEQLNFVDLLWRVFATGLVVTVISLLFRLIDYLPGTSKLTNLFIYVEANYIISLGLISGFLMASYTVWKRLILYQKSKWLLRLWNFFETGLMVALVYNSLELPDADWVYNVLLGVLIVTGLILSANMKWVAYLNFRQKWTSLLLLLLAIFYVMYLFYTTNSQAITAFGEARGFVDHRSHIFFQSLFIFVAVYSIFSFLVILFNLPTTSVFEQKLEEVVNFQRISQSIQTEQSEESVYNILLETSVSTVFADAAWLEIKNNDHDHRLFTYHISEKEANEIIAHLRKEHVTGVLDQSQDKTKNLSKHLASLRGSRFRSILAFPIYVKGENIGTLALLKELADGFNREMTKIVSTFANQAGISIENFRLLEEALQSERYKEELKIAKTVQKSLLPQVLDQHDDFELAAFSESADEVGGDYYDTLRTSDTQSALIVADVSGKGTTAAFHMSQMKGIFHSLAQNCIKPEEFMIRSNQALANCLERGSFISATFFIIDTEEKKVNYSRAGHCPVLYFSAVRNTAEYLKDKGVALGMVRNKGYEKFIEAHAFGYQPNDIMVLYTDGITEAKNAKGDEYGYDRLLETLLEVKDRSAREIQEHLINRLYEFTGTENINDDYTTMIVKFK, from the coding sequence ATGCGCCTGAAGGCCTTAACCCGTTTGCTGTTTTTAATATCAGGGATTACCTGGGTGGCCTTGCTGTTTGTTGACCTGTCGGTGGTGTTTAGTGTGCGCAGCAACCTGGAGCCCGATTTACCTACCTGGCTTCCCGGTGTGCTCTTCAATATTTTCCTCGTTTCACTTTATTACTTCTATAAGTTCCGCATCGATCGCGATGAGCAACTCAATTTTGTTGACTTATTGTGGCGCGTGTTTGCTACAGGTTTAGTGGTAACCGTTATTTCCCTGTTGTTCCGGTTGATTGATTATTTACCGGGCACATCCAAACTCACCAACCTGTTCATTTATGTAGAAGCTAACTACATCATCAGCCTTGGATTGATTTCAGGATTTTTGATGGCTTCTTACACGGTATGGAAGCGCTTAATCCTCTATCAAAAATCAAAGTGGCTGCTGCGCCTTTGGAATTTCTTTGAGACCGGATTGATGGTTGCCCTGGTGTACAACAGCCTGGAGTTACCCGATGCTGATTGGGTGTACAATGTATTATTAGGCGTGTTGATCGTTACCGGATTGATTCTATCCGCCAACATGAAATGGGTGGCTTACCTCAACTTCAGGCAAAAGTGGACTAGCCTGTTGTTGTTGCTGTTGGCTATTTTTTATGTGATGTACTTGTTCTACACGACCAACTCACAAGCCATAACCGCATTTGGCGAGGCTCGCGGATTTGTGGATCACCGGTCGCATATCTTTTTTCAATCGCTTTTTATTTTTGTTGCTGTTTACAGCATCTTTTCCTTCCTGGTAATTTTATTCAACCTACCCACTACTTCCGTGTTTGAGCAGAAGCTGGAAGAAGTAGTAAACTTTCAGCGCATCAGCCAATCGATTCAAACGGAGCAAAGCGAAGAGAGTGTATACAACATTTTGCTGGAAACTTCGGTAAGCACGGTGTTTGCTGATGCCGCCTGGCTGGAGATCAAAAACAACGATCATGATCACCGGCTGTTCACCTATCACATCTCCGAGAAGGAGGCAAACGAAATTATCGCGCATCTCCGAAAGGAACATGTTACGGGCGTACTTGATCAAAGTCAGGATAAAACCAAAAATCTTTCAAAGCATTTGGCTTCGTTACGCGGATCGCGTTTTCGCTCCATTCTCGCTTTTCCCATTTATGTTAAAGGAGAAAACATTGGTACGCTGGCCTTGCTGAAAGAACTGGCCGATGGCTTTAACCGGGAAATGACCAAGATCGTTTCCACGTTTGCCAATCAGGCGGGTATCTCCATCGAAAACTTCCGCTTGCTGGAAGAGGCTTTGCAAAGCGAGCGTTATAAGGAAGAATTAAAAATCGCGAAGACAGTACAGAAAAGTTTACTGCCACAGGTGTTGGATCAGCATGATGATTTTGAGCTTGCTGCTTTTTCTGAATCAGCCGATGAAGTTGGGGGCGACTATTATGACACCTTACGCACCAGTGATACGCAGTCGGCCTTAATTGTAGCAGACGTATCCGGAAAAGGAACAACTGCGGCTTTCCATATGTCGCAGATGAAGGGAATTTTCCACAGCCTGGCGCAGAACTGCATAAAACCCGAAGAGTTTATGATCCGGTCAAACCAGGCGCTGGCAAACTGCCTGGAGCGTGGGTCATTTATCTCGGCCACATTTTTCATTATCGATACTGAAGAGAAGAAGGTTAACTATTCCCGTGCCGGACATTGCCCCGTGTTGTACTTCAGTGCCGTGCGCAATACCGCTGAGTACTTAAAAGACAAGGGCGTTGCACTGGGTATGGTGCGTAACAAAGGGTACGAGAAATTTATTGAAGCACACGCATTTGGCTATCAGCCCAACGACATTATGGTGTTGTACACCGATGGGATAACCGAAGCGAAAAATGCGAAGGGGGATGAGTACGGGTACGATCGCTTACTGGAAACGCTGCTGGAAGTGAAAGATCGTTCGGCACGTGAAATACAGGAACACCTGATTAACCGCTTGTATGAATTTACCGGAACAGAAAATATTAATGACGACTACACTACGATGATTGTGAAATTCAAATAG
- the guaB gene encoding IMP dehydrogenase — MPPKNSKFLFEALTYDDVLLVPAYSEVLPRETNISSKLTRNIRLNIPIVSAAMDTVTEAELAISMALEGGLGFIHKNMRIDEQAEQVRKVKRSQSGMILDPVTLSVNSTVQDAENIMREFKIGGIPVIDSNGKLLGIITNRDLRFQKDLSVPVEKIMTRENLITATENITLEKAETILQQYKIEKLPIVNKKGRLTGLITFRDIQKKKNKPNACQDKFGRLRVGAAVGVTPDILDRVDALKNSGVDVITIDTAHGHSKGVLEAAKRVKRKYPELDIVVGNVATGEGAKALAKAGADAVKVGVGPGSICTTRVVAGVGLPQLSAVYEAANALKGSGIPVIADGGIRFSGDMVKAIAAGADSVMIGSMLAGTEEAPGDVIIYEGRKFKSYRGMGSIEAMEDGSKDRYFQDVEDDIKKLVPEGISGRVPFKGRVSEVLYQMMGGLRAGMGYCGAKNIEALKKARFVKITSAGFIESHPHDVTITREAPNYSRK, encoded by the coding sequence ATGCCTCCTAAAAATTCCAAGTTCCTTTTTGAAGCCCTCACGTATGACGATGTACTGCTGGTACCGGCATATTCCGAGGTTCTTCCACGCGAAACCAACATCAGCAGCAAACTTACCCGTAACATCCGCCTGAACATACCCATTGTTTCAGCCGCCATGGATACGGTAACGGAGGCTGAATTAGCCATCAGCATGGCCCTTGAGGGAGGGCTGGGCTTCATCCACAAAAATATGCGCATTGATGAGCAGGCCGAGCAGGTGCGCAAGGTAAAGCGCTCACAAAGCGGGATGATCCTTGATCCGGTTACATTGAGTGTGAACTCAACCGTTCAGGATGCAGAAAACATCATGCGTGAGTTTAAGATTGGAGGCATACCAGTAATTGACAGCAATGGCAAACTGTTGGGAATCATCACCAACCGCGACCTGCGGTTTCAAAAAGACTTGAGTGTACCGGTAGAAAAGATCATGACCCGGGAAAACCTGATTACTGCCACGGAGAACATTACACTCGAGAAAGCCGAAACGATCTTACAGCAGTATAAGATTGAAAAACTCCCGATCGTAAACAAGAAAGGTAGGCTTACCGGATTGATTACCTTCCGCGATATTCAAAAGAAGAAAAACAAACCCAACGCTTGCCAGGATAAATTTGGCAGACTTCGTGTAGGTGCTGCCGTTGGGGTTACCCCAGATATTCTTGACCGTGTGGATGCCTTGAAAAATTCAGGTGTTGATGTGATTACCATTGACACCGCTCACGGCCATTCCAAAGGTGTTTTGGAAGCTGCCAAACGCGTGAAACGAAAATACCCTGAACTGGATATTGTGGTGGGCAATGTGGCCACTGGTGAAGGCGCAAAAGCGCTGGCCAAGGCTGGTGCTGATGCCGTAAAAGTTGGTGTAGGCCCCGGAAGCATTTGTACTACCCGTGTAGTAGCCGGTGTGGGCTTGCCACAGTTGTCAGCTGTGTATGAGGCTGCCAATGCATTGAAGGGTTCTGGAATTCCTGTAATTGCGGATGGGGGCATCCGATTCTCTGGCGACATGGTGAAGGCAATTGCGGCTGGCGCGGATAGCGTAATGATCGGCTCCATGCTGGCAGGAACCGAGGAGGCGCCCGGAGATGTAATTATTTATGAAGGAAGGAAGTTCAAGAGCTACCGAGGCATGGGTTCTATTGAGGCCATGGAAGACGGCTCTAAAGACCGGTACTTTCAGGACGTAGAGGACGATATCAAGAAACTTGTACCGGAAGGGATCTCAGGTCGGGTTCCATTCAAAGGCCGCGTTTCCGAAGTTTTGTACCAGATGATGGGTGGTCTTCGGGCCGGAATGGGCTATTGCGGAGCCAAAAACATAGAGGCTTTAAAAAAGGCACGCTTTGTAAAAATTACCAGTGCCGGGTTTATAGAAAGTCATCCGCATGATGTAACCATTACCCGCGAAGCCCCGAATTATAGCCGCAAGTAG
- a CDS encoding ATP-binding protein has protein sequence MKYKYKVGCSIENLKGVRDFVRVSLSKHGVSDLDISEVVLAIDEMCSNLMIHAHHCNPDEMFELHVIADKGEPLVFEIIDDGSVFDINRFHEPDLGNIIHEKRKGGLGIRLVKSIMDRIEYEQADGKNICRLSKKVQFK, from the coding sequence ATGAAGTACAAGTATAAAGTTGGATGCAGCATTGAGAACCTGAAAGGGGTAAGGGATTTTGTGCGCGTGTCACTGTCAAAGCATGGTGTGTCTGATCTGGACATCAGTGAAGTGGTGTTGGCCATTGATGAAATGTGTTCCAACCTGATGATCCATGCGCATCACTGTAACCCGGATGAAATGTTTGAACTTCATGTTATTGCTGATAAAGGCGAGCCGTTGGTATTTGAAATTATTGATGATGGCTCCGTATTTGATATAAACCGTTTTCATGAACCCGATTTGGGTAACATCATTCACGAAAAAAGAAAAGGTGGTCTGGGTATCCGGTTGGTAAAATCCATCATGGATCGCATTGAGTACGAGCAGGCCGATGGAAAAAATATTTGTCGTTTGTCCAAGAAAGTTCAGTTCAAATAA
- a CDS encoding STAS domain-containing protein, which produces MVQIKRIQEEGADIIVPIGEIDASSSIELDLTIAKSVGEGFTKILIDCSALEYISSAGLGVFMSYIEEFSDKSIQMVLFGMNDKVLNTFEILGLSELLTIVQTKDEAKQRVS; this is translated from the coding sequence ATGGTTCAGATTAAAAGAATTCAGGAAGAAGGAGCCGACATTATTGTCCCCATCGGTGAAATTGATGCCAGTTCATCCATTGAATTGGATTTGACCATCGCGAAAAGCGTGGGGGAAGGCTTCACCAAAATTCTGATCGATTGCAGCGCCCTGGAATACATTTCCTCAGCAGGTCTGGGCGTTTTCATGTCTTATATAGAAGAATTTAGCGATAAGAGCATTCAAATGGTGTTGTTTGGGATGAACGATAAGGTGTTGAATACGTTTGAAATATTAGGCTTGAGTGAGTTACTCACCATTGTGCAAACAAAGGATGAGGCTAAGCAAAGGGTATCATGA
- a CDS encoding TetR/AcrR family transcriptional regulator, giving the protein MTNFLIRLNENLYLRDPQTSELGQKIITSGIGLIDRLGFENFTFKKLADEIQSTEASVYRYFENKHRLLLYLIDWYWTWMEFKFDFETNNIVDARERLSICLRILTEEKKPDFYSHGIDGDALNRIVMAEFEKTYLTKQVDQDNKEGVFLPFKSVCKKVAGLVKEINPAFPFPNALVSTLILSANHQLFYAQHLPSLTDIRFQPSTHYQQLTDFINLLAFKAIEP; this is encoded by the coding sequence ATGACTAATTTTCTCATACGGCTTAACGAAAACCTGTATTTGCGCGATCCGCAAACCTCAGAATTAGGCCAAAAAATAATTACCTCTGGCATTGGGCTCATCGATAGGCTTGGTTTTGAGAACTTTACCTTTAAGAAGCTTGCCGATGAAATTCAATCGACTGAAGCTTCGGTTTACCGCTACTTTGAAAACAAACACAGGCTATTGCTTTACCTGATTGATTGGTACTGGACGTGGATGGAATTCAAATTTGATTTTGAAACCAACAACATTGTTGATGCCCGTGAACGCCTTTCTATTTGCCTGCGGATTTTGACAGAAGAAAAGAAACCCGATTTCTACTCACATGGCATCGATGGAGATGCGTTGAATCGCATTGTAATGGCCGAGTTCGAAAAAACGTACCTCACCAAGCAAGTTGATCAAGATAATAAGGAAGGCGTTTTTCTTCCGTTCAAATCAGTTTGTAAAAAGGTGGCCGGATTGGTGAAAGAAATCAATCCTGCATTTCCGTTTCCCAATGCGTTGGTGAGCACCTTAATTTTATCAGCCAACCATCAGCTTTTTTATGCCCAACATCTTCCATCACTGACAGATATTCGCTTTCAGCCCAGCACACATTACCAGCAACTTACTGATTTCATTAACCTGTTAGCGTTTAAAGCCATTGAACCGTAA